In a genomic window of Macrobrachium nipponense isolate FS-2020 chromosome 10, ASM1510439v2, whole genome shotgun sequence:
- the LOC135223522 gene encoding troponin C, isotype gamma-like — MDDEQTATMRKVFQMFDQGKTGFVECSKFVNILNTLGQAFDEDELKARIAENDPDKEGKVDFEKFCSIVMPFLEEDDDEAMHEELKEAFRLYDKGGDGYITTGTLKEILRELDNKLTEEDLDGIIDEIDEDGSGTVDFDEFMEMMTGE; from the exons ATGGATGATGAGCAGACAGCGA ccATGCGCAAGGTGTTCCAGATGTTCGACCAAGGCAAGACGGGCTTCGTGGAATGCAGCAAGTTCGTCAACATCCTCAACACGTTAGGGCAGGCCTTCGACGAGGACGAGCTCAAGGCGAGAATCGCCGAGAATGACCCCGATA AGGAAGGAAAGGTAGACTTCGAGAAGTTCTGTTCCATCGTAATGCCATTCTTGGAAGAGGATGACGACGAGGCTATGCACGAAGAATTGAAAGAAGCCTTCAGGCTGTACGACAAAGGAG GCGATGGCTACATCACCACGGGCACCCTCAAGGAGATTCTCAGAGAGTTGGACAACAAGCTGACGGAGGAAGACTTGGACGGCATCATTGATGAAATTGATGAGGATGGATCTGGCACTGTGGACTTCGATG AATTCATGGAGATGATGACAGGAGAATGA